A single Camelus bactrianus isolate YW-2024 breed Bactrian camel chromosome 1, ASM4877302v1, whole genome shotgun sequence DNA region contains:
- the LOC123611738 gene encoding uncharacterized protein LOC123611738, whose translation MAASALSTCSSDLSYGSRVCLPGSCDSCTGSSWQVDDCPESCCEPRCCEPRCLTLLCAPVSCEPSPCCQLTCEPSTCQSGCTSSCTALCCPQSSCQPSCCTSSPCQQDCCAALCCRPVCCRPVCCTPVSCRPVCCRPVCCEPTPCPSSCCRPSSCVSLLCRPVCRPACCAPAPSCQPSCCRPASCVSLLCHPRCSRSACCVSDSA comes from the coding sequence ATGGCCGCTTCCGCCCTGTCCACCTGCTCCAGCGACCTGAGCTACGGCAGCCGGGTCTGCCTGCCCGGTTCCTGTGACTCCTGCACCGGCTCCTCCTGGCAGGTGGACGACTGCCCAGAGAGCTGCTGTGAGCCCCGCTGCTGCGAGCCCCGCTGCCTGACCCTCCTCTGCGCCCCAGTGAGCTGTGAGCCCAGCCCCTGCTGCCAGCTGACCTGTGAGCCCAGCACCTGCCAATCAGGCTGCACCAGCTCCTGCACAGCCTTGTGCTGCCCGCAGTCTAGCTGCCAGCCCTCCTGCTGCACCTCCTCCCCCTGCCAGCAGGACTGCTGTGCGGCCCTCTGCTGCAGGCCTGTGTGCTGCAGGCCCGTGTGCTGCACACCTGTCTCCTGCAGGCCCGTGTGCTGCAGGCCCGTGTGCTGTgagcccaccccctgcccctcgtCCTGCTGCAGACCCTCCTCCTGTGTGTCCCTGCTCTGCCGCCCTGTGTGCAGACCCGCCTGCtgtgcccccgccccctcctgccAGCCCAGCTGCTGCCGCCCGGCCTCCTGCGTGTCCCTGCTCTGCCACCCCAGGTGCTCCCGCTCGGCCTGCTGTGTCTCCGACTCAGCCTAG